From the genome of Wolbachia endosymbiont (group B) of Parapoynx stratiotata, one region includes:
- a CDS encoding ankyrin repeat domain-containing protein — MFKNKFDTVTNVFKAKSSTSAKTLRSGLFVAGTIGMARAISEIDLSLLQGNSEDKVNKQDLIIIYDYINKVTQEENYNICTNNLDYIKSRILEENISDSLAEKFCQDGWNIISNDGSSLLTVAIERIRERQQKKNRDCDIKMAVSLILGMKKELITKLENFADSNDKTLLHYLAELGKEDILRFVIENSNFDIEEALRNKDRDGKTLLHYAAKSGNKECLKILIENEADFSCTTNNKTELHYAARSGSPNLLEYLKEILTAKGIFDREKIKTDKYGNNALHYAVQSGNAECIKFFIDNQVQFLKNKYNENPFHKIAGNSETQENAINFLIEHLKFLGRLKSKINQENVDGNTPLHIAAKHGNKQLIELFIKSGAKIVQNKQGNTPLHIAIIHGNTYCIELFYENIGNSILQSKGEYGRDLVHLAAMYGKYDCLTFLLNKFPDYDLSTETRKGNVALHLALSSNTETELRKKCVSLLIDRSMQVNKSNNEGNTPLHFAAQLDLSFLSMIEKKLEEKKFDVYQEVLRENSNGDTVFHMAARVGNKSCLEHLFKKERVGEILSKKNKDGQTLLHLSILSGRVECVKYLVKKSPKGIFLEQNTQKKLLFAAILSGNKECLEFVSKELVGKKVAASIKVLYDENDNTPLHMAALADDIGLSQYVIESIAKSIIRNTVPLFNTNSQGLIPLHLAAMSLNAELIEYFMTDNHYPYNKKMLNVVSKSGRTALHYLVMSDNDFEKTINEDFKQGQFLKKLVLEKRKQNERLREKAIKALFYLTISTGEKTVNKKINFDIKDNAKKTALDYAFKHGDTNILRLFLDFFYEIRENKKKKYDRLNMEDQERSKKLLDYYNLAMSISSVIISVCVKYNNAKPEKEEILTWISIAFSSISFLLILYNLVIGLQKEPVKRKIENYTEKMNRIEEATGKLAKTKVGDHDLEEYNSILELLIKNAEDISRLENELYKFTHETRLESKDKLNISPQKMSRGGSAVPCSNKSLEGRKSSPVLNDLTAKLSLYSRRNSRVQNTMDKLDNPSCVITINEHPEIKPKAPKNKFKNVATKLKIGNIFSKKKEDLIASSSLSEGANQENITKMNEENCGLIKLFGDTNGYSTFSTPFNPSDSTSREECGNNHSAARHVSYGSANNPVSDKEVSKSPSLILSNFEEGITVDCFKFERYRPRVYSSPSCVRKRAITARSLEYVILPDHIERGK, encoded by the coding sequence ATGTTCAAAAATAAATTTGACACAGTTACTAATGTTTTCAAAGCTAAATCTAGTACAAGCGCAAAGACACTCAGGTCGGGTTTATTTGTTGCGGGAACCATTGGTATGGCCAGAGCAATTAGTGAGATAGACCTCTCTTTATTACAAGGCAATTCAGAAGATAAAGTCAATAAGCAAGACCTAATAATCATATATGATTATATTAATAAAGTAACTCAAGAAGAAAACTATAATATATGTACTAATAATCTTGATTATATAAAAAGCAGGATTTTAGAAGAAAATATAAGTGATTCATTAGCTGAAAAATTTTGTCAAGATGGATGGAATATAATAAGTAATGATGGTTCTTCGCTATTAACAGTGGCTATTGAAAGAATTAGGGAAAGACAACAAAAGAAAAATAGGGATTGTGATATTAAAATGGCTGTATCTCTAATTCTTGGTATGAAGAAAGAATTGATTACAAAACTGGAGAATTTTGCAGATAGTAATGATAAAACACTTCTACATTATTTAGCTGAGTTGGGTAAAGAAGATATTTTACGTTTTGTGATAGAAAATTCTAATTTTGACATTGAAGAAGCATTAAGGAATAAAGATAGAGATGGCAAAACACTACTACACTATGCGGCTAAATCTGGCAATAAAGAATGCTTGAAAATTCTCATAGAAAATGAAGCAGATTTTAGTTGCACTACCAATAATAAAACTGAGTTACACTATGCTGCCAGAAGCGGAAGTCCTAACCTCCTAGAATATTTAAAAGAAATATTGACAGCAAAAGGAATTTTTGATAGGGAGAAAATTAAAACAGATAAATATGGAAATAACGCATTACACTATGCTGTGCAATCTGGAAATGCTGAGTGCATAAAATTCTTCATTGATAATCAAGTACAATTTTTAAAAAATAAATATAATGAGAATCCTTTTCATAAGATTGCAGGTAACTCAGAAACTCAAGAAAATGCCATAAATTTTCTTATAGAGCATCTAAAATTTTTAGGTAGACTAAAAAGTAAAATTAATCAAGAAAATGTAGATGGTAACACCCCATTGCATATAGCTGCAAAACATGGAAATAAACAGCTAATAGAATTGTTTATTAAATCAGGTGCAAAAATTGTTCAGAATAAACAAGGTAACACCCCCTTACATATTGCTATTATACATGGTAATACATATTGTATAGAGCTATTTTATGAAAATATAGGAAATAGCATACTTCAATCCAAAGGTGAGTATGGAAGAGATCTTGTACATTTAGCTGCAATGTACGGGAAGTATGATTGTCTAACATTTTTACTCAATAAATTTCCTGATTACGATTTAAGCACAGAAACACGCAAAGGAAATGTGGCCCTACACTTAGCTCTATCGAGTAATACAGAAACAGAACTAAGAAAAAAATGTGTGAGTCTATTAATAGACAGAAGCATGCAAGTAAATAAGAGTAATAATGAAGGAAACACCCCTTTACATTTTGCTGCCCAACTTGATTTATCGTTTTTAAGCATGATAGAAAAAAAGTTGGAAGAGAAGAAATTTGACGTTTATCAAGAGGTTTTGCGTGAGAATAGCAACGGTGACACCGTCTTTCATATGGCAGCACGTGTTGGTAATAAATCATGCCTTGAGCACCTTTTTAAAAAAGAGAGAGTGGGAGAAATATTAAGTAAGAAAAATAAGGATGGACAAACTTTACTACACTTATCTATCCTCAGTGGAAGAGTAGAATGCGTTAAGTATTTGGTAAAAAAAAGCCCAAAGGGTATTTTTTTAGAACAAAATACACAAAAAAAGTTGTTATTTGCAGCTATTTTGAGCGGCAATAAGGAATGTCTTGAATTTGTGTCAAAAGAACTTGTAGGTAAAAAGGTGGCTGCTAGCATCAAAGTGTTATATGATGAAAATGACAATACACCGTTACACATGGCTGCTCTTGCCGACGACATAGGACTCTCTCAGTATGTTATTGAAAGTATTGCTAAGTCAATTATTAGGAACACAGTACCACTTTTTAACACAAACAGTCAAGGGCTTATACCTCTACATTTAGCTGCCATGAGCCTTAATGCTGAGTTAATAGAATATTTTATGACAGATAATCATTACCCCTATAATAAGAAAATGTTAAATGTTGTATCTAAATCTGGAAGAACAGCATTACACTATCTTGTAATGAGTGATAATGATTTTGAAAAAACTATAAATGAGGATTTTAAGCAAGGTCAATTTTTGAAAAAGTTGGTTTTAGAAAAGCGTAAACAAAATGAGCGCTTAAGGGAAAAAGCTATTAAAGCCTTATTCTACCTAACAATCAGCACCGGAGAGAAAACTGTAAATAAGAAGATAAATTTTGATATAAAGGATAATGCAAAAAAAACAGCTTTAGATTATGCTTTTAAACATGGCGACACAAATATCTTGAGGTTATTTTTAGATTTCTTTTATGAAATAAGGGAAAACAAAAAAAAGAAATATGATAGACTTAATATGGAAGATCAAGAAAGAAGCAAAAAGCTTCTAGATTACTATAATCTGGCCATGTCAATATCAAGTGTGATTATTTCTGTTTGCGTTAAGTATAATAATGCAAAACCTGAAAAGGAAGAAATTCTTACCTGGATTTCCATTGCATTTTCTTCGATATCATTTTTACTTATCTTATACAACTTAGTGATTGGCCTTCAAAAAGAACCTGTTAAACGTAAGATAGAAAACTATACTGAAAAAATGAACAGAATTGAAGAGGCTACAGGAAAGTTAGCTAAGACAAAAGTAGGGGATCATGATTTGGAGGAATACAACTCAATATTGGAACTATTAATAAAGAATGCAGAAGATATTTCACGATTGGAAAATGAACTTTACAAGTTTACGCATGAAACTAGATTAGAGAGTAAAGACAAACTCAATATTTCTCCTCAGAAAATGAGTAGGGGTGGTAGTGCAGTACCATGTTCGAATAAGTCTTTAGAAGGTAGAAAAAGTTCACCTGTTTTGAATGATTTAACAGCAAAACTTAGTCTGTATTCAAGACGCAACAGTAGAGTACAAAATACAATGGACAAGTTAGATAATCCATCATGTGTAATTACTATAAATGAGCATCCAGAAATTAAACCAAAAGCTCCGAAAAACAAATTCAAGAATGTTGCAACCAAGCTAAAAATAGGCAATATCTTTAGTAAGAAAAAAGAAGATCTTATTGCTTCATCAAGCTTATCAGAAGGTGCTAATCAAGAGAATATTACAAAAATGAATGAAGAAAACTGTGGGTTGATAAAACTATTTGGTGATACCAATGGGTATTCAACATTTTCGACTCCTTTTAATCCAAGCGATTCAACCTCAAGAGAAGAGTGTGGTAACAATCATAGTGCAGCGCGTCATGTGAGTTATGGTAGTGCAAATAATCCTGTAAGTGATAAGGAAGTTAGTAAATCTCCATCTCTAATACTTTCTAACTTTGAGGAGGGGATTACTGTTGACTGTTTTAAATTCGAAAGATATAGACCAAGGGTATATTCAAGTCCATCTTGTGTGAGAAAAAGAGCAATTACAGCTAGATCATTGGAATATGTAATACTTCCTGATCATATAGAAAGAGGAAAATAG
- the tsaD gene encoding tRNA (adenosine(37)-N6)-threonylcarbamoyltransferase complex transferase subunit TsaD, giving the protein MKTILAVETSCDETAAAIVNSNKQVLAHEILSQEEHKKRGGVIPEIASRAHMKHLSGLVKSAIEKSNLNFCDLDAIAATSGPGLIGGLIVGTMMAKAIAHVAQKPFIAVNHLEAHTLVIRLLYEVKFPFLVLLISGGHCQFLIAQDVGKYIKLGKTLDDSLGEAFDKIAKMLDLSYPGGPLIEELAKKGDGMRFKLPRAMIKRSGCDFSFSGIKTAVKNLVKELAMSKQDVCDMCASFQECISDILLDRVRNAIDITASLNIKINDFVITGGVAANNFLKERLKKYIDLNVLSPPSNLCTDNAVMVGWTGIERLQKNYIDSLDFAPRPKWELEKYY; this is encoded by the coding sequence ATGAAAACTATATTAGCTGTTGAAACAAGCTGTGATGAAACTGCAGCAGCAATTGTAAATAGTAATAAGCAAGTCCTTGCTCACGAAATTCTTTCTCAGGAAGAGCACAAAAAACGCGGTGGGGTAATACCTGAAATAGCGTCACGTGCTCATATGAAGCATTTAAGTGGTCTAGTAAAAAGCGCTATAGAAAAATCTAACCTTAACTTTTGTGATCTAGATGCAATTGCAGCAACATCAGGACCAGGACTCATAGGTGGACTAATAGTTGGTACAATGATGGCTAAAGCAATTGCGCATGTAGCACAAAAACCGTTTATTGCAGTTAATCACTTAGAGGCACACACATTAGTTATTAGGCTGCTATATGAGGTTAAATTTCCATTTCTAGTCCTACTTATATCGGGTGGCCATTGTCAATTTTTAATTGCACAGGATGTAGGTAAGTATATTAAACTTGGAAAAACACTTGATGACTCGCTGGGTGAAGCGTTTGATAAAATTGCTAAGATGCTGGATCTAAGCTATCCTGGAGGTCCATTGATTGAAGAGTTAGCTAAAAAAGGTGATGGTATGAGATTTAAGCTGCCAAGAGCAATGATAAAACGTTCTGGATGTGACTTCTCATTTTCTGGAATTAAAACAGCAGTAAAAAACTTAGTTAAAGAGCTTGCAATGAGCAAGCAAGATGTTTGCGATATGTGTGCTTCGTTTCAAGAGTGTATTAGCGACATATTACTCGATAGAGTCAGAAATGCTATTGATATCACTGCATCTTTAAATATTAAAATCAATGATTTTGTAATTACCGGTGGAGTTGCAGCAAATAATTTTCTGAAGGAGAGATTGAAAAAATACATAGATTTGAACGTGCTTTCTCCTCCAAGCAACCTATGTACAGACAATGCGGTAATGGTTGGATGGACAGGAATTGAAAGGTTACAGAAAAATTATATAGACTCTCTTGACTTTGCACCAAGGCCAAAGTGGGAATTAGAAAAATATTACTAG